From the Odocoileus virginianus isolate 20LAN1187 ecotype Illinois chromosome 20, Ovbor_1.2, whole genome shotgun sequence genome, the window ACCACCCACACCCCGGTctctggaaaaactgtcttccatgaaacgtCCGCGGCGCCAAAGAGGTTGCCCTAGTAGCTCAGAATGTGACctctttgcatatagggtcactGTGGCTTTCATTAggtaagatgaggtcattagagtGGGCTCTAATCTAACACGACCAGTTTCTTATGAAAACGGGAAATTTGGACCTAGAAGTGCACAGAGAGCCCCATGTGAAGATAAAGATAGCTGGGATTGATGCATCTATACACCAAGAACACTAAGAAACCGTCAgtaaaccaccagaagctagggcAGAGGCACAGAACAAGGTCTCCCTCACAGCCCTCAGCAGGAATCCAccttgctggcaccttgatcttggacacctagcctccagaactatgagaaatacaCGTCTGTTGCTGAAGCCACCCCGTCTGTGAGactgttatggcagccctagaaaacaAATACGGAGataattggtgtgtgtgtgtgtgtgtatgtgctgggtcgatcactcgtgtctgactctttgtgaccccatctaCTATAgtctgtcagactcctctgtccatgggatttcccaggcaagaattctggagtgggtttccatttccccctccaagggttcttcctgacccagggactgaaccagaatctcttgcatctcttgcattagcagatggatcctttcccactgagccacctggaaagccctgagaTAATGGGTATCAGTGTTACATTTCTTGGGTGTAAAAATGGAACTATAGTCATGGAGGTGAATGTGTTATTCCTAGGAGTTATCTGCTGAAGGATTTAGGGGTGAAGTGTCGTGATGTCAATCGTTTACTGTCATAtggttcaaaaataaaaaggtaaaaacgAGTCCATCTGGTAAAATGTTATACAGGTAGTGAATCAGGTCGAGGAGATATTTTTGGGTGTCACAGCTGGAGGGCGTGTGGGTGCCTCTTCTGTCCAGCGGTAGAGGCAAGGATTCTGTTAAACTTTATAtagtgcacaggacagcccccaacaacaaaaaaattacatgGCCCCAAATACCAACAGTGATGCTGTTGAGAAGCCCTGCTCTGTGGGAAATGGGATACGGatttattgtactttttttttttttaacttttctgtagatttgaaatttttaaaataaaaaactgggaGTGTGCGTGGGGGAGAACCATGTGGGTATACCAAGCACTTGAGGGTTCTAAAAcctttttactattaaaaaaaagcactttGTGATCAGAATTGCCCCTAGAGGTTTATGAAGGTGAGATGCACAAAGGATTGGGGGTTCATAAAGTACTtaggaattatttaaaaaatcacattctgACATTTACAAGGAAGAGATTTACCAAGTTTGGGACAGATTAAAAAATACTCGAAGGTTTGAGTACTTTGAGATCAAAACACTCTTTGAGGCTTATGAGGGTAAAtcttatttggggaaaaatgCACTTTCTTTGGTTTACAAAATCCTCTGGGGTTTAAAGTAACAGAAACCTCATTTCTGAAAGCTGGTTAGTCCCTTTtgacagatgacaaaactgaggcccagagagaggaagTCCAGCACAGAGGGAGTAGGAGAGTCAATTCATTAACCTATCATTTCTTGCTAAACTACAGAAAATGTTTGGGCTTGGACACTTTGCCAGGGGTGTGTCCTAACCTTCCAGTCAccctccaaactcccctctctTGGCTCAATGGATGCCACCACCTTTTCAGAGATCAGTACCTCTCCTGTCTTGTTGTCGGTCACctgtgaggacaggaggagagagtgagaaCAAAACTGCCTTCCTCCtttgctctccccaccccccccaccagaTACTGCAACATGAGGGATTGTGGGGATACTCCAGGAGGGACTTCCTGGCATAGGCACCTTGTCAATCTGGAGGTGGCTGGAGAGAGTGTTATTTCCCAGCTTGCGCTCCTGGTTCTCTTCTTGGTGGTAGTTCCTAGGAAGGCCCCGGAAGTCCATAGGGGCAGAGAAGAAGCTGTCCATGCCCCGCAGCAGATCATCCTGGGCCAGAGGAGGAATCAGTGAGCTGTGGAACCTCCAGACTCCCCAGGACACCTAGAGTCTTGTTAGGgtcccccttctctctccatgCTCTGACCCTGAGGGCCTAACTCGGTCACTTCCTGCCCCCATATGTCCCATCACCTTCCTATTTCTGCCCCTCATCTgtcttctgtctctctgtccctattgccctctcctcctgtctccctACCTCTCTTCCTATCTCTCGGTCTTTCCATCCATCTTTCTGCCCCTTGACTCCTCTCCTTGTCTATCTTTCATCCTGGCCACGACCCCTCTCCCACTCTTTCTTCTCTGAACTCTTTCCATCCCTCAGTCACCATCTGTCACCCTtgctcctcttctctcttctttcccccaACCCAGGCCACCCTTACCTTCAGGAAAAGCCGTGTGAAGCCTTGAAGTAGACTCTGAAGACCTAGAAAACCTGAGGAGCTCTCCTGGACGTCACCATCGCGGATCGGGGCTGCAGTGGAGGTGGGCACCGAGGCAGAGGAGAGCAGCAGCAACGGGAATAGCTGGTGCCACATGACGGGGCGGGCCGGGAGGCTGCGGCGAGGACAGGGATCAGAGCTCCCCCTTCCCTAGACAAGGACACTTCCCGACCCCTGGTCCGGAAACTCCTCAGACTCCGTCCATTTGCCCCCCTCCCCTTACCTTCTACTCCAACATCCCCCGTCCAGTccggcccctcccctccctccagacCCTGCTCCTCAGGGCTCGGTCTCACACAACGGATCTcgtttctttccttctcccacagtcATATCCAGATCTCATtcctcctcaccttctcccacgcCCCGCCCCTTCTTCTGGGCCCCGCCTTTATACTAGACCACAGCCCGGTCACCGGACTCAAGACTCCCGCCGTCCACGGACTGTTAAATCCAAACAGTTCCGTTCTCGAGCCCAGGTCGGATACTGGAGCGTTGGAGGTGCTCCGCGAGCCCTGGACCCGCCCCTATTGTCTGACCACGCCCCATCTGCTGACCTCACCCCTGAGGTCGGCCCGCTATTGGGCAGCCTCACCCGCGGTAGGAGCCACGCCCCTTAAGCCAGAGCCGGGCATTGATTTCAAATTCACACCCCCATAGTCAGACCGCGTCTCTGTCCACTGACCTCGGCCCTGGAGACTCAGTTTGGCCCATATTCTTTGATCCTGGCCATCCTGGTGGAGTCTCGCTCCAGTCGAAGGTGGCCCCGCCCCTGACTTACAGCCACTCCCCCACACTTAGGCCACGCCTCTGTGCCCTTGGATCTTGTCCCTAGAGCCCTCAGTTCCATTCCTAGGCTCCCTCTGCTCTTGAAATACAGGTATCTGAACAGTCCTTCTGATTCACCCACTGCTTAGTTTTGTATCTATCTTCGAAAGCTTCTCCGTGTCCCTTCTCGTCTTCTTTAGGTTTTGAAACGATTAATGCGCTCAACAGAGGGCAATGTAGGGACGCTGCACTCTACGGTTCCACCAAAAAGTTCCTCCTTAGAAACCCTAAAAGCAGCCTTATGTCCCACCTTACAGGGAACTTGGAACCTGGGCTCCCTTCTTCCTCAGGACACGAGATTCTTGATCCAGCCCCTCTAGCCTCTTCAGTTTGAACACTCATCTTTAAGGGATATAATTAAGGGACTCTCATCTCTCTCCTCCAGCACCAAGGCTCTCTCCTGGTCCTGGGACAGAGGCCACCTCTAGTCCATTAGTGCATGTTGATTCGGGAGTCTGCGTCTTCTTAAACTTCCAATAAACTCCCAGTCGTCTTGCCCACGACCCTTAACTCTGATGAGGTCACAGGGAGGCCAATCAATCAAGAGAAATCAATGGAAATCAATAAGAAACCCATCTCCATACTTCTATCCTCAAAAATACACTTGAGACTGAACAGGGAagattcttttgtgtttctattaaTATCAGTCACTTCCACATCTGCAATACACAAACTACACTGGAGGGTGGCTGGGAGGCCGGGCCCCAGACCCTTCCTCCTCCAGATTCAGGAAGCTTGGCCCCCAGTCCCTTCTTGCTTCAGTTCAAGGTTTCCAGGCCCCCATCAATTCTCCCTCAGACCCAAGTGGCCAGACCCTCCATTCCCCTCCTATCTCAGGGATCCAAGCATCAGAATCTCGGAATTCTCACAGGCCCCGGCTAGATTTCACCTCTCTTTGGCCAAAGCAAAAATTCTCTCCGAAACTGTCACCGTAGGATCCCCCTTCCCGCTGTCCGGCGCTGGGACCCGCCCCCCCTCCGGTCCCTCCCACTTTTCCCAAACAAAGCTCCCGGGCAACTTTCTCCCTCGCAGCCCCGCCCGCCCGCggctccccagccccaggccggGAGGTAGGTAGGAAGGCGCCGGCGGGAGTCGGGGATCGTGCTTTGGGGTGTGTGAGTTCGAGTGGGAAGTTACACCTTATGAGTTGAGGTGTTCGTGGGACGGTCTCTGAATTGCTTGCCGCCCTCTTTATGAACGGGGGCCGGAATTTGCCCTGAGACCGAGTCTAAGTGTGGAGTTGCAACTTTCGCCAGAGTTCGGGTGTCTGTTGATGTGTCTGAGTTTGGGAGTGTGCGCCTGGGAGTGAGTAAGGGCTGGGGACGCTGGGGGCTGTGAGTGTCTGTGGAGGTGTCGGTTTCAAGTGAGAAGGGGCCTCATGCTTGTTTCTGACCGAATTGGTTTGTGCGTG encodes:
- the DKKL1 gene encoding dickkopf-like protein 1 isoform X3, encoding MWHQLFPLLLLSSASVPTSTAAPIRDGDVQESSSGFLGLQSLLQGFTRLFLKDDLLRGMDSFFSAPMDFRGLPRNYHQEENQERKLGNNTLSSHLQIDKVTDNKTGEVLISEKVVASIEPREGSLEGDWKVPKIEEKEALAPVLKAVDSFHPEPHPRVAFWIMKLPRRRSHQDTQEGGHWLSEKRHRLQAIRDGLREGTREDGLEEGTQSASYSKLPARKTHFLYILRPSQQL
- the DKKL1 gene encoding dickkopf-like protein 1 isoform X2, coding for MGQTESPGPSLPARPVMWHQLFPLLLLSSASVPTSTAAPIRDGDVQESSSGFLGLQSLLQGFTRLFLKDDLLRGMDSFFSAPMDFRGLPRNYHQEENQERKLGNNTLSSHLQIDKVTDNKTGEVLISEKVVASIEPREGSLEGDWKVPKIEEKEALAPVLKAVDSFHPEPHPRVAFWIMKLPRRRSHQDTQEGGHWLSEKRHRLQAIRDGLREGTREDGLEEGTQSASYSKLPARKTHFLYILRPSQQL
- the DKKL1 gene encoding dickkopf-like protein 1 isoform X1; translated protein: MRSGYDCGRRKETRSVVLPARPVMWHQLFPLLLLSSASVPTSTAAPIRDGDVQESSSGFLGLQSLLQGFTRLFLKDDLLRGMDSFFSAPMDFRGLPRNYHQEENQERKLGNNTLSSHLQIDKVTDNKTGEVLISEKVVASIEPREGSLEGDWKVPKIEEKEALAPVLKAVDSFHPEPHPRVAFWIMKLPRRRSHQDTQEGGHWLSEKRHRLQAIRDGLREGTREDGLEEGTQSASYSKLPARKTHFLYILRPSQQL
- the DKKL1 gene encoding dickkopf-like protein 1 isoform X4, which codes for MRSGYDCGRRKETRSVVLPARPVMWHQLFPLLLLSSASVPTSTAAPIRDGDVQESSSGFLGLQSLLQGFTRLFLKDDLLRGMDSFFSAPMDFRGLPRNYHQEENQERKLGNNTLSSHLQIDKVTDNKTGEVPKIEEKEALAPVLKAVDSFHPEPHPRVAFWIMKLPRRRSHQDTQEGGHWLSEKRHRLQAIRDGLREGTREDGLEEGTQSASYSKLPARKTHFLYILRPSQQL
- the DKKL1 gene encoding dickkopf-like protein 1 isoform X5 codes for the protein MRSGYDCGRRKETRSVVLPARPVMWHQLFPLLLLSSASVPTSTAAPIRDGDVQESSSGFLGLQSLLQGFTRLFLKDDLLRGMDSFFSAPMDFRGLPRNYHQEENQERKLGNNTLSSHLQIDKVPKIEEKEALAPVLKAVDSFHPEPHPRVAFWIMKLPRRRSHQDTQEGGHWLSEKRHRLQAIRDGLREGTREDGLEEGTQSASYSKLPARKTHFLYILRPSQQL